A single region of the Oreochromis niloticus isolate F11D_XX linkage group LG19, O_niloticus_UMD_NMBU, whole genome shotgun sequence genome encodes:
- the LOC109195919 gene encoding B2 bradykinin receptor-like: MSGNQSNTCEYHCHNIILGSNNLILTIAPAYVATVLGFIFNVFVLMVFCLHKKACTVTEIYLSNLTGTQLLLVCGLPFYTDTERAHDDWPFSESLCKLVPVVMRMNEFCNIYFLVLASLDCYVALVHPLFHELMSRPFNAKLGCLFVWSFGLAFAFPNFIYNKLIFNPQSNLTHCLLAFTSPDQYLLYDVRVIIFNFIIPVIIILFCAVRITQTLRKRRMEGLNPQRTEQKTTTLILAVLLAFLICWVPFHVAKLLHVLQYTHILKCHIILVIIEELSVYLTFFSCVLNPILYVIIGKSFRNRTKEFFKQ, encoded by the coding sequence ATGTCTGGAAACCAAAGCAACACATGTGAATACCATTGTCATAACATCATTCTTGGCAGCAATAACTTAATCTTAACTATTGCTCCAGCTTATGTCGCCACCGTGCTTGGATTCATCtttaatgtgtttgtgctgatggtTTTCTGCCTCCACAAGAAGGCCTGCACTGTGACTGAGATCTACTTGAGCAACCTGACTGGAACTCAGCTTCTTCTGGTGTGCGGTTTGCCCTTCTACACTGATACTGAAAGAGCCCACGATGACTGGCCTTTCAGTGAAAGCCTGTGCAAGCTGGTACCAGTTGTTATGAGAATGAATGAATTTTGCAATATCTACTTTCTTGTTCTGGCTAGCTTAGATTGTTATGTGGCACTGGTGCACCCACTTTTCCATGAGTTGATGAGTAGGCCATTTAATGCCAAACTGGGatgtctgtttgtgtggagttttGGTTTGGCCTTTGCTTTCCCCAATTTCATCTACAATAAGTTAATATTCAACCCTCAGTCAAATCTTACTCACTGTTTACTTGCCTTCACTTCACCAGATCAATATCTGCTGTATGACGTGAGAGTCATAATATTCAACTTTATCATCCCTGTTATCATTATTTTGTTCTGCGCTGTCAGAATCACTCAAACTCTGAGAAAGAGGCGAATGGAGGGTTTAAACCCACAGAGAACAGAGCAGAAGACCACGACTCTCATCCTGGCAGTTCTGCTGGCATTCCTGATCTGCTGGGTGCCATTCCACGTGGCAAAGTTACTACATGTTCTCCAATACACTCACATTCTGAAATGTCACATCATATTGGTAATAATCGAAGAGTTATCTGTTTACTTAACCTTCTTCAGCTGTGTCCTTAACCCCATTCTCTACGTCATTATTGGGAAAAGCTTCCGGAACAGGACAAAGGAATTCTTCAAGCAGTGA
- the LOC100690006 gene encoding B2 bradykinin receptor-like gives MSGNQSNTSEDHCDFDDSLIFTLVPPYILVISVLGIIFNVFVLMVFCLHKKACTVAEIYLSNLAGADLALVCCLPFWAEYARKRYDWRFGESLCKLSSAVISMNPFCSIYFLVMVSIDRYVALVHPLSHERICRPFYAKLGCLFVWVFGLVFALPIFIYRKLEFNSQSNLTHCLPDFTSLDQYLMYDVRPIIFNFIIPVIIILFCTVKIIQDLRKRRMEGLNPQRTEQKATTLILAVLLAFLICWVPCHVTKILDVLQYTHILKCHITLIIFHQVSVHFAFFNSVLNPILYIIIGKSFQNRTKEFFKQLTGNYLSEH, from the coding sequence ATGTCTGGAAACCAAAGCAACACAAGTGAAGACCATTGTGATTTCGACGATAGTTTAATCTTCACTCTGGTTCCACCCTACATCCTGGTCATCAGCGTGCTTGGAATCATCtttaatgtgtttgtgctgatggtTTTCTGCCTCCACAAGAAGGCCTGCACAGTGGCTGAGATATACCTGAGCAACTTGGCTGGAGCTGATCTTGCTCTGGTGTGCTGTTTGCCCTTCTGGGCTGAATATGCAAGAAAGAGATACGACTGGCGTTTCGGTGAAAGCCTGTGCAAATTGTCATCAGCTGTTATATCCATGAATCCGTTCTGCAGTATTTACTTCCTTGTTATGGTTAGCATAGATCGTTATGTGGCACTGGTGCACCCGCTTTCCCATGAGAGGATATGCAGACCATTTTATGCCAAACTGGGatgtctgtttgtgtgggtttttgGCTTGGTCTTTGCTCTCCCCATATTCATCTACAGGAAGTTAGAATTCAACTCTCAGTCAAATCTTACTCACTGTTTACCTGACTTCACTTCACTAGATCAATATCTGATGTATGACGTGAGACCCATAATATTCAACTTTATCATCCCTGTTATCATTATTTTGTTCTGCACTGTCAAAATTATTCAAGATCTGAGAAAGAGGCGAATGGAGGGTTTAAACCCACAGAGAACAGAGCAGAAGGCCACCACTCTCATCCTGGCAGTTCTGCTGGCATTCCTGATCTGCTGGGTGCCATGCCACGTAACAAAGATACTAGATGTGCTCCAATACACTCACATTCTGAAATGTCACATCACACTGATCATCTTCCATCAGGTCTCTGTGCACTTTGCCTTCTTCAACAGTGTCCTTAACCCCATTCTGTACATCATTATTGGAAAAAGCTTCCAGAACAGAACAAAGGAATTCTTCAAACAGTTAACTGGCAATTATTTATCCGAGCATTAG